A genomic stretch from Helianthus annuus cultivar XRQ/B chromosome 1, HanXRQr2.0-SUNRISE, whole genome shotgun sequence includes:
- the LOC110938015 gene encoding cytochrome b5 domain-containing protein RLF, with translation MNIKDENNSDTIWGDNARSDADSVKQEKVGSLTFKVVDAPSQKPSTEKSGSNVGSSKETTRGVKKPVARAKAPFQIGYTHMDWLKVTLTHPDLAGLKGQSNKRLISLSEVKQHNTEDSMWTVFKGCVYNVTPYTKDNFIKKQLSSKIEPDKNNRKGTTT, from the exons ATGaatataaaagatgaaaataatAGTGATACTATTTGGGGTGACAATGCAAGAAGTGATGCTGATTCAGTGAAGCAAGAAAAGGTTGGATCTCTCACTTTTAAGGTTGTTGATGCACCATCACAAAAACCATCAACCGAAAAATCAGGGTCAAATGTTGGAAGTTCGAAGGAAACAACGCGTGGTGTGAAAAAGCCGGTAGCTCGGGCTAAGGCTCCTTTTCAGATAGGGTATACCCATATGGATTGGCTCAAGGTTACTCTTACACATCCTGATCTAGCAG GATTGAAGGGACAGTCAAACAAGAGGCTTATATCTTTAAGTgaagtcaaacaacacaatactGAGGATTCAATGTGGACCGTTTTTAAGGGCTGTGTTTACAACGTCACTCCTTACactaag GATAACTTCATTAAAAAACAGCTGAGCTCAAAGATCGAGCCGGACAAAAACAACAGAAAAGGAACcactacataa
- the LOC110872255 gene encoding uncharacterized protein LOC110872255: protein MAKFESFLLAFAIVSTCVLAAPFEGLLPNGNFEQQPKPTDIKQTTLLRKNSLPEWEISGQVEYIHGGPQTSGMYFPVANGIHAVKLGNEATISQTIPVKAGSLYTVTFGASRTCAQQQVLRVSVPPQTGDLPLQTLYCSDGADVYAYGFKANSTSVKLTFQNPGVDEDPKCGPIIDAVAIKELLPPRPTRFNLVKNGGFEEGPQALTNSSTGVLLPPRQQDITSPLPGWIIESIKAVKLIDSKHFAVPSGASAIELIAGRESAVAQIIRTIPNKHYKLTFAIGDAKNFCPGDMMVEAFAAKDTLKAPFKSEGKGKWKMVSMEFKATSKRTRLSFYSSFYHTRVDDTVSLCGPVIDQVTVLSMRS, encoded by the exons ATGGCTAAATTTGAATCGTTTTTGCTTGCATTTGCCATTGTTTCCACTTGTGTTCTTGCTGCTCCATTTGAAG GTCTCTTACCAAATGGAAACTTCGAACAACAACCGAAACCAACCGATATAAAACAAACCACACTCCTCCGCAAAAACTCGTTACCCGAATGGGAGATCAGCGGCCAGGTGGAGTACATCCACGGCGGACCACAGACCAGCGGGATGTACTTCCCGGTCGCTAACGGCATCCACGCCGTAAAGCTTGGAAACGAAGCCACAATCTCACAAACCATTCCCGTGAAGGCAGGCTCGCTTTACACGGTTACGTTCGGTGCTTCGAGAACTTGTGCGCAGCAGCAAGTGCTGAGAGTTTCGGTACCGCCGCAGACCGGTGACCTCCCGCTACAAACTTTGTATTGTAGCGATGGTGCGGATGTGTATGCGTATGGGTTTAAAGCCAATTCTACTAGTGTGAAGTTGACGTTTCAGAACCCTGGGGTTGATGAAGATCCGAAATGTGGTCCGATCATTGATGCCGTTGCTATAAAAGAGCTGCTTCCTCCAAGACCCACAAGAT TTAACTTGGTGAAAAATGGGGGGTTCGAAGAAGGTCCTCAAGCATTAACCAACTCCTCCACCGGCGTTCTCCTCCCTCCTCGGCAACAAGATATCACATCTCCACTCCCCGGCTGGATCATTGAGTCGATAAAAGCGGTAAAACTCATCGACTCCAAACATTTCGCCGTCCCAAGCGGTGCCTCAGCCATTGAGCTAATCGCGGGAAGAGAAAGCGCAGTCGCTCAAATCATCCGAACCATTCCAAACAAACATTACAAGCTAACGTTCGCGATTGGAGACGCAAAGAATTTTTGCCCCGGAGACATGATGGTTGAGGCATTTGCTGCAAAAGATACATTGAAAGCACCCTTCAAATCAGAAGGAAAGGGAAAATGGAAGATGGTTAGCATGGAGTTTAAAGCGACCTCGAAGAGAACTAGATTGAGCTTCTATAGCTCGTTTTATCATACTAGGGTTGATGATACGGTGTCACTTTGTGGGCCTGTGATTGATCAAGTTACGGTTTTGTCTATGCGATCTTAG